The Streptomyces pratensis genomic interval ACCGGGATCAGGTAGGGCGCGTTGGGCCGTCCGCGGTAGGGGGCGGGGGTGAGGAACGGGGCGTCGGTCTCGACGAGGACGAGCTCGGCGGGGGCGACGGCCAGCGCGTCGCGCAGCGGCTGGGCGTTCTTGAAGGTGACGTTGCCGGCGAAGGACATGAAGTACCCGGCGGCCGCGCAGATCCGGGCCATCTCGGCGTCCCCGGAATAGCAGTGGAAGACGGTCCGCTCGGGCGCGCCCGCGTCGGCGAGGATCCGCAGCACGTCGGCGTGGGCCTCCCGGTCGTGGATGACCAGGGCCTTGCCGTGCCGCTTGGCGATCTCGATGTGCGCCCGGAAGGACTCCTCCTGGGCGGCGACGCCCTCGGGGCCCGTACGGAAGTAGTCGAGGCCGGTCTCGCCGACCGCGCGTACGTGGGCGAGGGCGGCCAGGGCGTCGATCTCGGCGAGGGCCTCGTCGAGTGCCGCCTGCCCGCCGGGCTCTCGCGCCCCCTGGCGGGCCGTGCCGTCGGGGTCGCCGTGCACGATGCGGGGCGCCTCGTTGGGGTGCAGGGCGACGGAGGCGTGCACGGACGGGTGGGCGGCGGCGGTCTCGGCGGCCCAGTGGGAGCCCTTCACGTCGCAGCCCACCTGGACGACGGCGGTCACGTTGACCGCCGCGGCGCGGGCCAGCGCCTCCTCGACCGTTCCGTCCTGCATGTCGAGGTGGGTGTGCGAATCGGCGACCGGAACCCTGAGGGGTTCGGGGAGCGGCGGGGCTTCGGTACGGCTCATGCCCACGACTCTACGAGGGCACGAGCCCTCTCTCACCGCCGGTGGACGGGCTCACCCCCGGTGGACGGGCTCACCCCCGGTGGACGGGCTCACCCCCGGTGGACGGGCTCACCCCCGGTGGACGGGCTCCCCCCGGTGGACGGGCTCACCCCCGGTGGAAGGGCTCACCGCCGGTGGAAGGGGCGCAGCAGGTCGGACAGCTGCCAGTGGTGCGACTCGGGGCCCGGGGCCCGCGCGGCCGCGACCGCCATCTCCTCGGCGGCCGTCTCCTCACCGGCCCTCTTCGGGCGGACCGTCTGCTGGGGCCGGAGCAGCTGCTGGACGGTGGAGACACGGCCCGCCCGCATGATCCGGACCACGTGGCCGCCGCAGTTCGCACAGGTGGGTGTGGACAGCGGTGAGGGCACACGCTCTCCGTCCGCCTCGTAGACCACGAAGGCGTTGCCCGAACCGTCGACGTGGTGCTGTATCTCGTAGGCCTGTTCCCAGCCGTAGCCGCACCTCATGCAGGCGAAGGCGTACGCCTCGTGGACGGTGGCTGCTGCGATCTCACTCATGCCTGCTCCCTTGTCCGCGGACCAGCACTCCGGACAAGCACTCCGGGTGGTGCGTCCCACCGTCAAGTGGACGCCTTCACCGGCGGCAACGCACCAGGTCTGCCGAGTGTTGGAACGGTCTTGGCCGATTCGTGGACAAAGACCCCGGAACGCGGCTCGGGCTTTACATTTCAGGCTAGTCCCTTGCCCTGTTCCTGGCCGGTCCGAGCCGCGTTCTTTGCCGCGACCACCGCATCGAACACCTCGCGTTTGGGCAGCCCGGCGTCGGCGGCGACCGCCGCGATGGCCTCCTTGCGCCGCTCCCCCGCCTCCTCGCGCACCTGCACCCTGCGCACCAGCTCGGCGGCGTCGAGTCCCTCGTCGCCGGATTCCGTGGCTCCCTCGACCACGACGGTGATCTCTCCGCGCACGCCTTCGGCTGCCCAGACGGCCAGATCGCCCAGGGGGCCGCGCTTCACTTCCTCGTACGTCTTGGTCAGTTCCCTGCACACGGCGGCCCTGCGGTCCGCACCGAACACCTCGGCCATCGCGGCCAGGGTGTCGTCCAGCCGGTGCGGGGCCTCGAAGAAGACCATCGTGCGGCGCTCGCCGGCGACCTCCCGCAGCTTCCCGAGACGCTCGCCCGCCTTGCGCGGCAGGAAGCCCTCGAAGCAGAAGCGGTCCACGGGCAGGGCGGACAGCGCGAGCGCGGTCAGCACGGCCGACGGGCCCGGTACGGCGGTGACCTTGATGTCCTGCTCCACGGCGGCGGCGACGAGCCGGTAACCGGGGTCGGAGACGGACGGCATCCCGGCGTCGGTGACGAGCAGTACACGCGCGCCTCCGGCCAGCGCCTCGACGAGCTCGGGCGTGCGCGCCGACTCGTTGCCCTCGAAGTAGGACACGACACGCCCCGTCGTGTGGATGCCGAGCGCCTGGGTGAGCCTGCGCAGCCGCCGGGTGTCCTCGGCGGCCACGACATCGGCCGTCTCCAGCTCGGCGGCGAGCCGTGGCGGGGCGTCCGCCACGTCGCCGATGGGGGTCCCTGCGAGTACGAGCGTTCCAGTCGTTCCAGTCACATCGGCCATCCTCCCAGCACGGACGGCACCACTCGCACAGATGCGTTCCCTACGATGGCGCGGTGACGAGTACTGCGCCCGAGGCCCAGCAGGGCAACGACGCCGGGGAACACGCCGGCGACCAGCCGCCTTCCTGGCAGCAGCGGCTGCGCCGCTTCGGCCATTCCCCACGGCCGGAGACGGGGCTGCGCGAGCGCCTGGTCCCGCCCTACACACGCCCCGGACGCCAGTTCTGGGACGTTCTCGCCGTTCCTCCGGGCCTCGCCGGCCGCCTGGTGCGCTGGGCCGCCTGGGGCGGGCCGCTGCTGGTCGCCCTGGTGGCCGGGGTGCTGCGGTTCTGGAACCTGGGCAGCCCGAAGGCGGTGATATTCGACGAGACGTACTACGCCAAGGACGCCTGGGCACTGGTCAACCAGGGGTACGAGGGGTCCTGGCCCAAGGACGTCGACAAGCTGATCCTCAAGGACCCGTCCTCGGTGGACATCCCGGTGGACCCCGGCTACGTCGTCCATCCGCCGGTCGGCAAGTGGATCATCGGATTCGGCGAACAGCTCTTCGGGTTCACCCCGTTCGGCTGGCGCTTCATGGTGGCGCTCCTCGGCACCGTCTCGGTCCTGATGCTGTGCCGCATCGGCCGCCGGCTGTTCCGCTCGACGTTCCTGGGCTGCCTGGCGGGCACCCTGCTGGCCGTCGACGGTCTGCACTTCGTGATGAGCCGCACCGCGCTGCTCGACCTGGTGCTGATGTTCTTCGTGCTGGCCGCCTTCGGCTGCTTCCTCGTCGACCGCGACCGGTCCCGCCGCAGGCTGGCCGACGCGCTGCCGGTGGACGAGGAGGGGCTCCTGCGCCCGGACGCCCACATCGCCGAAACGCTCCGCCTCGGGTGGCGCCCGTGGCGGATCGCGGCCGGTCTGATGCTGGGCCTGGCCTTCGCCACGAAGTGGAACGGGCTCTACATCCTGGCCGCCTTCGGTGTGATGTCGGTGCTCTGGGACGTCGGGGCGAGGCGGACGGCGGGCGCCGTGCAGCCGTACCGGGCCGTCGTCCTCAGGGACCTGCTGCCCGCGTTCGTCTCCACGGTGCCGGTCGCGATCGGCACGTACGTCGCCTCGTGGACCGGCTGGATCGTCACGGACAAGGGGTACTACCGCAACTGGGCCGCCACCGAGGGCAAGGGCGGCAACTGGACCTGGCTGCCCGACTGGCTGCGCAGCCTGTGGCACTACGAGTACCAGGTCTACGAGTTCCACATCGGCCTGACCTCCGGCCACACCTACCAGTCCAATCCATGGAGCTGGATCGTCCTGGGCCGGCCCGTCTCGTACTTCTACGAGGAGAAGACCGGCTGCCTCACGTCGGAGACCGGCAAGTGCGCCCGCGAGGTCCTGGCGCTCGGCACCCCGCTGCTCTGGTGGGCGGCGTGCGTGGCGCTGCTGTACGTGGTGTGGCGCTGGCTCTTCCGCCGTGACTGGCGGGCGGGCGCGATCGCGTGCGGTGTGGCGGCGGGCTGGGTGCCCTGGTTCTTCTACCAGGAGCGGACGATCTTCCTCTTCTACGCGGTCGTGTTCGTGCCGTTCCTGTGCCTGGCCGTCACGATGATGATCGGCGCCCTCATCGGCCCGGCGGCCGGCACGGGCACCAAGCACCGCCTCGGCGTGGACACAGCCGACCCCACCGGGGAACGCAGACGCACGCTGGGGGTGATCGCGGCGGGCGTCCTGGTACTGCTGATCGTCTGGAACTTCGTCTATTTCTGGCCGCTCTACACGGGCACGTCGATCCCGGAGGACTCCTGGCGCGACCGGATGTGGCTGGACACCTGGGTGTAGGGAGGCCGGGGCCCGGCAGCACGCCGGGCCACTGGGGAGGCCGTCCGGGAGGGCCCCGGAGGCGTTCAGCGAGCGGAAGCTCCGCGTCCCCCGGTGTCCGCGCCGAGGGAGCCCGGGCCTTCCTGTTCACGTGTGGTTGACTCCTCCGCATGGCTCCGTCTCCGCGTCTGCCCGTCCGGCCGTGACCGATCCGATCGCGGCCACCCGTCCCCGCA includes:
- a CDS encoding TatD family hydrolase; translation: MSRTEAPPLPEPLRVPVADSHTHLDMQDGTVEEALARAAAVNVTAVVQVGCDVKGSHWAAETAAAHPSVHASVALHPNEAPRIVHGDPDGTARQGAREPGGQAALDEALAEIDALAALAHVRAVGETGLDYFRTGPEGVAAQEESFRAHIEIAKRHGKALVIHDREAHADVLRILADAGAPERTVFHCYSGDAEMARICAAAGYFMSFAGNVTFKNAQPLRDALAVAPAELVLVETDAPFLTPAPYRGRPNAPYLIPVTLRAMAEVRGTDEDTLAAAVYDNTARAFDF
- a CDS encoding dolichyl-phosphate-mannose--protein mannosyltransferase — translated: MTSTAPEAQQGNDAGEHAGDQPPSWQQRLRRFGHSPRPETGLRERLVPPYTRPGRQFWDVLAVPPGLAGRLVRWAAWGGPLLVALVAGVLRFWNLGSPKAVIFDETYYAKDAWALVNQGYEGSWPKDVDKLILKDPSSVDIPVDPGYVVHPPVGKWIIGFGEQLFGFTPFGWRFMVALLGTVSVLMLCRIGRRLFRSTFLGCLAGTLLAVDGLHFVMSRTALLDLVLMFFVLAAFGCFLVDRDRSRRRLADALPVDEEGLLRPDAHIAETLRLGWRPWRIAAGLMLGLAFATKWNGLYILAAFGVMSVLWDVGARRTAGAVQPYRAVVLRDLLPAFVSTVPVAIGTYVASWTGWIVTDKGYYRNWAATEGKGGNWTWLPDWLRSLWHYEYQVYEFHIGLTSGHTYQSNPWSWIVLGRPVSYFYEEKTGCLTSETGKCAREVLALGTPLLWWAACVALLYVVWRWLFRRDWRAGAIACGVAAGWVPWFFYQERTIFLFYAVVFVPFLCLAVTMMIGALIGPAAGTGTKHRLGVDTADPTGERRRTLGVIAAGVLVLLIVWNFVYFWPLYTGTSIPEDSWRDRMWLDTWV
- the rsmI gene encoding 16S rRNA (cytidine(1402)-2'-O)-methyltransferase, with product MADVTGTTGTLVLAGTPIGDVADAPPRLAAELETADVVAAEDTRRLRRLTQALGIHTTGRVVSYFEGNESARTPELVEALAGGARVLLVTDAGMPSVSDPGYRLVAAAVEQDIKVTAVPGPSAVLTALALSALPVDRFCFEGFLPRKAGERLGKLREVAGERRTMVFFEAPHRLDDTLAAMAEVFGADRRAAVCRELTKTYEEVKRGPLGDLAVWAAEGVRGEITVVVEGATESGDEGLDAAELVRRVQVREEAGERRKEAIAAVAADAGLPKREVFDAVVAAKNAARTGQEQGKGLA